A genomic segment from Bacillus cereus G9842 encodes:
- the rpmG gene encoding 50S ribosomal protein L33 has protein sequence MRVNITLACTECGDRNYISKKNKRNNAERIELKKYCKRDKKSTLHRETK, from the coding sequence ATGCGTGTGAATATTACTCTAGCATGTACAGAATGCGGAGATCGTAACTATATCTCAAAGAAAAATAAACGTAACAACGCTGAGCGTATCGAGCTTAAAAAGTATTGCAAGCGTGACAAGAAGTCTACGTTACACCGTGAAACAAAGTAA